A region from the Arthrobacter gengyunqii genome encodes:
- a CDS encoding phosphotransferase family protein codes for MSISTVSMHSVPDGSEVVSTSAEAAVLPSPPLLILDAVTEFLDTHNLGSGPVSWAQIGDGQSNITYRLERGGEVFVLRRGPRPPLPRSTHDMVREARIQQLLQDRGIPVPAVLAVCEDESVLGVPFYVMTFLDGMVITNVIPAALSSAEQRLATSNAVVDTLVKLHAVDVATGDLASFGRADGYLRRQVERFSALWDINTTRSLPDVVLLGNWLADNLPTSQQASVLHGDYRPGNLMFHPGAPARVTAVLDWEMAAVGDPLADLGYLTATYAEPDSPPSPLELTSVTRNPGYLTRGQLISRYQDQTSLSLDALPWYQALALWKASIFCEAIYTRWLKGERPNDTLFAPSLDAGVPQLLDQARVFAGLSPAPR; via the coding sequence CTTTTGATCCTGGACGCGGTCACCGAGTTCCTGGACACCCACAACCTCGGGTCCGGCCCGGTGTCATGGGCGCAGATCGGTGACGGGCAGTCCAACATCACCTACCGACTGGAGCGCGGCGGCGAGGTGTTTGTGCTCCGCCGCGGCCCGCGCCCGCCCCTGCCCCGGTCAACGCATGACATGGTCCGCGAAGCACGCATCCAGCAGCTTCTGCAGGACCGCGGCATTCCGGTCCCCGCTGTCCTCGCCGTGTGTGAGGACGAGTCGGTTCTGGGCGTGCCGTTCTACGTGATGACCTTCTTGGACGGGATGGTCATCACCAACGTCATCCCGGCTGCCCTGAGCTCAGCAGAACAGCGGCTGGCAACCAGCAACGCCGTCGTCGATACCCTGGTCAAGCTCCACGCGGTGGATGTGGCAACCGGTGATCTGGCGTCCTTCGGGCGTGCCGACGGCTACCTGCGCCGGCAGGTGGAACGTTTTTCCGCACTGTGGGACATCAACACCACCCGTTCCCTGCCGGACGTCGTCCTGCTGGGGAACTGGCTGGCCGACAATTTGCCCACCAGCCAGCAGGCTTCGGTGCTGCACGGGGATTACCGCCCCGGCAACCTGATGTTCCACCCCGGCGCTCCGGCACGGGTCACCGCCGTCCTGGACTGGGAGATGGCAGCGGTGGGCGATCCGCTCGCCGATCTCGGCTACCTCACCGCAACCTACGCCGAACCGGACAGCCCGCCCAGCCCGCTGGAGCTGACCTCCGTCACGCGCAATCCGGGCTACCTGACGCGGGGGCAGCTGATCTCCCGTTACCAGGACCAAACCAGCCTGTCCCTGGACGCCCTCCCTTGGTACCAAGCGCTGGCGCTATGGAAAGCCTCTATCTTCTGCGAAGCGATCTACACCAGATGGCTCAAGGGAGAGCGGCCCAATGACACCCTGTTTGCGCCGTCGCTCGACGCCGGCGTTCCGCAGCTGCTGGACCAGGCACGCGTGTTTGCGGGCCTGTCCCCCGCCCCGCGGTAG